From the Candidatus Schekmanbacteria bacterium genome, the window GCATCAACAATGTTTTATTGTATCGAAGAATGCGCAAAATATGGAAAAAAAATTATTGTTCTTGACAGGCCAAATCCAATAAACGGCGATTATGTAGAAGGATATAGGACAGAGGAAGACTTCTATTCCTTTGTTGGAATGCTTCCTGTATCAATGCGGCACGGTTTGACAATGGGAGAAATGGCTTGCTTGTACAAGGAATATAAGGATATCGACTGTGAAATCGAAATAATGAAAATGAAGGGATGGAAAAGAAATATGTGGTTTGATGAAACATACCTCCCTTGGATAATGCCTTCGCCAAATATGCCAACATTGGAAACTGCGGCTGTATATCCGGGAATTGTGCTTCTTGAAGGCACAAATATTTCAGAAGGACGAGGCACAACAAAGCCCTTTGAGATGATTGGCGCACCTTACATTGATTCTGAAAAACTAATAAAAGAGCTTGGAACATATAAACTAAAAGGCGTTTTTTTTAGGGAAACACATTTTCAGCCGGGTTTTAACAAGTGGGAAAAGAAGCTTTGCAATGGAGTTCACATTCACATAACAGATAGAAAAAGTTTCAAACCATATATAACAGGAATAGCCATTATAAGGGCTGTTTCAAAACTTTTCTCAAAGAATTTCAAATGGAAAAATCCTCCATATGAATATGAATATGAAAAAGTCCCAATCGATGTTATTTGCGGCACAAATAGGGTAAGAAAGAGTATCGAAAATGAAATAAAACTTGAAGAAATTGAAGAAGAATGTCTTGAAGAAGAAAAAAAATATATGGAAATGAGAAAAGATTTTCTTTTTTATTAAATTTTCAGGAGATTAAAAGGTATGGAAAACGAAATAAGAAAATTAAGAGAAGAATTGGCAGATGTATGTGTAAAAGCATACAATAGAGGATTAAGTTCAGGCGCAGGCGGCAACATAAGCGTTAGGTTGGAAGGAGCAGATATAGTTGTAGTTACAGCATCAGGAATAAGTTTTCGTGATGTAACAGCAGACAATCTCATCGTTGTCGATCTTGAATGCAAAGTTCTTGAAGGAGAAGGACGACCATCAAAGGAAATAAAATGGCACTGCGGTATATACAAAGAGAGGCCTGAAATTTTTTCTGTCTTTCACAGCCATTCAACTGCTGCAACGGCATATGCATCGTCAGGAATGACAGTTCCTCTTGTAACCGGACCTTTTGAAAAAAATATTGGAAAGCAAAAAATAGTCCCCTATGCTCCGCCGGGCTCAGATGAACTTGCAAATCTTGTGATACCTTCCTTCAAAGATAAGGAGCTAAATGTATTGATTCTTGAAAGGCACGGAGCAGTAGCAGTTGCCCCTACTCTTTCTCAAGCATTCAACTTGGCTGATTTGTTGGAAGATGCAGCACGCACGGCTATTTTAAGAAATCTAATTTCAAATATTAAAACAATATAAAAAAAATTGATTTTTTGCTTGCCATTTTAATTTGCATTGCATAAAGTTATTTTTGTTGGATAGTTAGTTATATGTTTTATTAATTTAATCGTTTTCACAAATGGATTTAGTTTAACTTCGGCCCTTCGAAGATTTTCTAAATTCATCTGAAAGCGGTT encodes:
- a CDS encoding DUF1343 domain-containing protein; protein product: MGLQSYLKKNIKRRSRERIGILYNPASILPDYTSTLEAILKSGNGANITALFGPQHGLFSHTQDNMITWDGFIHPKLNIPVFSLYGEYRKPTEEMLSYIDTLIIDLQDIGTRVYTFASTMFYCIEECAKYGKKIIVLDRPNPINGDYVEGYRTEEDFYSFVGMLPVSMRHGLTMGEMACLYKEYKDIDCEIEIMKMKGWKRNMWFDETYLPWIMPSPNMPTLETAAVYPGIVLLEGTNISEGRGTTKPFEMIGAPYIDSEKLIKELGTYKLKGVFFRETHFQPGFNKWEKKLCNGVHIHITDRKSFKPYITGIAIIRAVSKLFSKNFKWKNPPYEYEYEKVPIDVICGTNRVRKSIENEIKLEEIEEECLEEEKKYMEMRKDFLFY
- a CDS encoding class II aldolase/adducin family protein, which produces MENEIRKLREELADVCVKAYNRGLSSGAGGNISVRLEGADIVVVTASGISFRDVTADNLIVVDLECKVLEGEGRPSKEIKWHCGIYKERPEIFSVFHSHSTAATAYASSGMTVPLVTGPFEKNIGKQKIVPYAPPGSDELANLVIPSFKDKELNVLILERHGAVAVAPTLSQAFNLADLLEDAARTAILRNLISNIKTI